In Leptospira wolffii serovar Khorat str. Khorat-H2, a genomic segment contains:
- a CDS encoding DJ-1/PfpI family protein: MSRFFSDLGFSRSFRIRTDDGTPKMGENAGMKLLAKSFPPFRTFCPIWICLGFLAFSSILLWNCSEVLASDPVPTIKEGTEKIESYKSRFGRKRPVIAVIGENEYTELTDFLVPYGILKQAEIADVHALSTNPGPIRFFPALVLETGETLSYFDSKYPEGADYVVVPAMHNSENPVVSSWLKSQASKGATVIGICDGVWILAHSGLLQEKAATGHWYSFPDLEKKFPSTKWIRNRRYVIDGKIITTTGVTASIPVSLALVEAIVGKEKALSIASKFGASGWDRNHKSEDFHLGSDSIWTVVKNTLSFWSHEEIPIIVSENADEVSLALVADAYSRTYRSAAISVSENKKQIRTKGGLILHPDKDRKDLDPSETALEYYNSIPANKSLDRALLEIAERFGKTTAAFVALQIEYAWR, translated from the coding sequence ATGTCCAGATTTTTTTCCGATCTTGGATTTTCTAGGTCCTTCCGTATCCGGACGGACGACGGGACCCCGAAAATGGGAGAGAATGCGGGTATGAAACTCTTAGCAAAATCTTTTCCCCCATTTAGAACATTTTGTCCGATTTGGATTTGTCTCGGATTTTTAGCCTTCTCCTCTATCCTACTCTGGAATTGTAGCGAAGTCCTTGCCTCCGATCCGGTTCCTACAATTAAAGAAGGAACCGAGAAGATAGAATCTTATAAAAGTCGGTTCGGTCGCAAACGCCCCGTCATTGCGGTGATCGGTGAGAACGAGTATACGGAGCTAACCGATTTTCTGGTTCCTTACGGAATTTTAAAGCAGGCGGAGATTGCGGATGTACACGCGCTCTCTACGAACCCCGGTCCGATTCGTTTCTTTCCCGCCTTGGTTCTGGAAACCGGAGAGACTCTTTCCTATTTTGATTCCAAGTATCCTGAAGGAGCGGATTATGTGGTCGTTCCGGCTATGCATAATTCCGAAAACCCCGTTGTGTCTTCTTGGTTGAAGTCCCAGGCCTCCAAGGGCGCGACCGTTATAGGAATCTGCGATGGGGTTTGGATTCTCGCCCATTCCGGTCTTTTACAAGAAAAAGCCGCGACAGGACATTGGTATTCCTTTCCGGATCTGGAAAAGAAGTTCCCGTCCACGAAATGGATCCGCAACCGTCGCTATGTGATCGACGGAAAAATCATTACAACTACGGGAGTAACCGCTTCGATTCCCGTATCCCTAGCCTTAGTGGAAGCCATTGTTGGAAAAGAAAAAGCACTGTCTATTGCGTCAAAATTCGGAGCTTCGGGCTGGGATAGAAATCACAAGAGCGAGGATTTTCATTTAGGATCGGATTCGATTTGGACCGTTGTAAAGAATACTCTTTCCTTCTGGTCCCACGAAGAAATCCCCATAATAGTTTCGGAAAATGCGGACGAGGTCAGTCTCGCCTTGGTTGCCGATGCTTATTCTCGCACTTATCGTAGTGCCGCGATTTCCGTGTCCGAGAATAAGAAACAAATCCGCACGAAAGGAGGACTTATCTTGCATCCGGATAAAGACCGGAAGGATCTGGATCCTTCGGAAACCGCATTAGAATATTATAACTCTATTCCTGCGAATAAATCCTTGGATCGTGCCTTGTTGGAAATCGCGGAACGTTTCGGAAAAACTACAGCGGCCTTCGTAGCCTTACAAATAGAATATGCCTGGAGGTAG
- a CDS encoding AraC family transcriptional regulator: MLSFLAFGAGLSFLMALANWFSRFRVSPHKNRSFNSFGKIGNLRFDPVPWLFFSVSIVLCHLYLELSDSIRVLPWIYGMHIPFLFWIGPLNHMYLRVLSGQGSGRFGTLHFLPPVLAISVLSPFFFSSSEIKLKLIESPSDSQFHFILLCLLILGTLSNFIYPTLLLRKIWGWSSKSEEKNRSAFYPFLFLYSFTILVLLLFVIAQIFFMPFFPIAGGALSLLVCAIFLVGAANPDLLSRFRTESREASYSETRIKGLDLDSILSRMEILMGERRMFLNEDLTLGGLAAELGIGSHQLSEILNTKIGKSFREYLTEFRLEEAASLLLSEPQRSVLSVLYSSGFNSKSAFHKLFQERYGLTPTEYRSRS, encoded by the coding sequence ATGCTTTCCTTCCTTGCTTTCGGAGCGGGTCTTTCGTTTTTAATGGCTCTTGCCAATTGGTTCTCAAGATTTCGAGTAAGTCCCCATAAAAATAGATCCTTCAATTCTTTCGGAAAGATAGGAAATCTCCGTTTCGATCCGGTTCCATGGTTATTCTTTTCCGTTTCGATCGTGCTTTGTCATCTGTATCTTGAATTATCCGATTCCATTCGGGTACTTCCCTGGATTTACGGGATGCACATTCCGTTCTTGTTTTGGATCGGGCCTTTGAATCATATGTATTTGCGGGTTCTAAGCGGGCAGGGATCCGGAAGGTTTGGGACTCTACACTTTCTTCCTCCCGTTTTAGCGATCTCGGTTCTAAGTCCTTTCTTCTTTTCATCTTCCGAGATAAAACTAAAGCTCATAGAAAGTCCGAGCGATTCGCAGTTTCATTTTATTCTACTCTGCTTACTGATCCTGGGCACTCTTTCAAATTTCATTTATCCTACTTTGCTTCTGCGAAAGATCTGGGGATGGAGTTCTAAGAGTGAAGAGAAGAATCGATCCGCCTTCTATCCTTTTCTTTTTCTGTATTCTTTTACGATCTTAGTGCTTCTATTGTTCGTGATCGCTCAGATATTCTTTATGCCTTTTTTTCCGATTGCGGGAGGGGCGTTGAGTTTGCTCGTATGTGCGATTTTTCTAGTAGGGGCCGCAAATCCGGATCTGCTCTCCCGGTTTCGAACGGAATCCAGGGAAGCCAGTTATTCGGAGACTAGAATCAAAGGATTGGATTTGGATTCTATCTTGTCCAGGATGGAGATCCTAATGGGAGAGAGAAGAATGTTCCTGAACGAAGATCTGACTCTAGGAGGTCTTGCGGCCGAACTTGGGATCGGATCCCACCAACTTTCGGAGATTCTGAATACCAAGATCGGCAAGAGTTTTCGGGAATATCTAACCGAATTCCGTTTAGAAGAAGCGGCATCACTTCTTCTCTCCGAGCCCCAGAGATCCGTACTATCCGTTCTTTATTCTTCCGGATTCAATTCCAAATCCGCATTTCACAAACTCTTTCAGGAGAGATACGGACTCACTCCTACCGAATACAGATCTCGTTCTTAA
- a CDS encoding VOC family protein: MRYLHAMIRVKDLDQALDFFCNKLGLKESRRHDHPEGRYTLVFLSESGQAHSDSPEIELTYNWDQDGAYTFGRNFGHLAFEVENIYETCANLQSKGVVINRPPRDGRMAFVRSPDLISVELLQKGKPLEIAEPWKSMANTGEW; encoded by the coding sequence ATGAGATACCTTCACGCAATGATTCGAGTAAAAGATCTGGATCAGGCATTGGATTTTTTCTGTAATAAGTTAGGACTCAAGGAATCGAGAAGACACGATCATCCGGAAGGAAGATACACTCTCGTCTTCTTATCCGAATCGGGACAAGCTCATTCGGATTCTCCCGAAATCGAACTTACTTATAACTGGGACCAGGATGGAGCCTATACCTTCGGAAGAAATTTCGGACATCTCGCGTTCGAAGTGGAGAATATCTACGAGACCTGCGCGAATCTGCAATCCAAGGGAGTCGTCATCAATCGTCCTCCCAGAGACGGACGTATGGCTTTTGTTCGTTCTCCTGATTTAATATCCGTGGAATTGCTGCAAAAAGGGAAGCCGTTGGAAATCGCTGAGCCGTGGAAGAGCATGGCGAACACGGGAGAATGGTAG
- a CDS encoding LIC10421/LIC12816 family protein translates to MKVNKLTSLLLVAGFLAGSSLFAVSQDTEDRLLEQALVSAAVTKEQKVAVGTYLRALAQQKTERAEELRALAKRSTGGKFLASNAQSQKFLKQAQALEAEAQRTQEFLNNL, encoded by the coding sequence ATGAAAGTTAACAAACTCACTTCTCTTCTTCTTGTAGCAGGTTTTCTGGCAGGTTCTTCTCTCTTCGCAGTATCTCAAGATACCGAAGATCGTCTTCTCGAGCAAGCTCTGGTTTCCGCAGCGGTTACCAAAGAGCAAAAAGTTGCGGTAGGGACTTACCTGAGAGCATTGGCTCAACAAAAAACCGAAAGAGCCGAAGAGTTAAGAGCATTGGCTAAACGTTCTACCGGAGGAAAATTCCTGGCTAGCAACGCTCAGTCTCAAAAGTTCCTGAAACAAGCTCAAGCTCTCGAAGCAGAAGCTCAAAGAACTCAAGAGTTTTTGAATAACCTTTAA
- a CDS encoding LA_3751/LA_3752 family putative glycosyltransferase — translation MSFGNISLVKRTLLFFLILLPLSVPILLKPGEQLYSDHLGKFALGHSVLENGFRSGNLVLPSKEMDPEAKYCPTECIRIGEEWISPFPVALGYVYALVLPWAGIDGVYWVVAILVSLSLLLLGILWKWDPYYLGTLVLASPFMINGYFFPDVGIAAFLYIFGSFLLLSDSSKSSLGVSLFAGFVSALAGWFRIEALVFPGFFCFLLMIKNLRSLEERRRILGYGFGILIGAGILLGIQYLLYGHPMGPRFAFNQPGVFLAPWKKWEIYLGLLFANPNRLGFFGYSPFFLVLFLFGLYRIFFRTDLLGRKEEASPRDLFCFSGMLAFAALVLTAPNDGIIDFGSRYLHLSLPAFAGVFLLFLDSIPEKRKKFVRLGSIAILLFSVYITFSYTRILSKYGRKTTKLNRIYLEQKPDLVVVQIRTYSQILGKYFFQTPAVWLMREPDVKDFFSRNSPDKFDKILFVETKAAILQSISHSDPFFKNEYYKSIVNVLGPEFERTYVDNREDVLIFSLERRKR, via the coding sequence GTGAGTTTCGGAAATATTTCTCTCGTTAAGCGAACCCTTTTATTTTTCCTAATTTTACTTCCGCTTTCGGTTCCCATTTTGCTGAAACCGGGAGAACAATTGTATTCGGATCATCTGGGAAAATTCGCTTTAGGCCATTCCGTATTGGAGAACGGGTTCCGATCCGGAAACTTGGTCCTGCCTTCCAAGGAAATGGATCCGGAGGCGAAATATTGTCCTACCGAGTGCATTCGGATCGGAGAAGAATGGATCAGTCCCTTTCCTGTAGCCCTCGGATATGTGTATGCACTTGTGCTTCCTTGGGCAGGGATCGACGGGGTCTATTGGGTGGTCGCGATTTTAGTTTCACTCTCCCTTCTTCTCTTGGGAATCCTTTGGAAATGGGATCCGTATTATCTTGGGACTCTTGTCCTAGCTTCTCCTTTTATGATCAATGGATACTTCTTTCCGGATGTGGGGATCGCCGCTTTCTTATATATCTTCGGTTCCTTTCTTTTGCTCTCGGATTCTTCGAAAAGTTCCTTGGGAGTCTCCCTATTTGCGGGTTTCGTATCGGCCTTGGCGGGTTGGTTCCGGATCGAAGCCCTGGTCTTTCCCGGTTTCTTTTGCTTCTTGCTAATGATCAAGAATCTCCGATCGCTTGAGGAGAGGAGAAGAATTCTCGGTTATGGATTCGGAATTTTAATCGGGGCGGGGATCTTATTAGGCATCCAGTATTTATTGTACGGACATCCCATGGGTCCGAGGTTCGCTTTCAATCAACCGGGAGTCTTTCTGGCTCCCTGGAAGAAATGGGAGATCTATTTAGGCCTGTTGTTTGCAAATCCGAATCGGTTGGGTTTTTTCGGATACAGTCCCTTCTTCCTGGTCTTATTCTTATTCGGTTTGTATCGGATCTTTTTTCGCACCGATCTTTTGGGCAGAAAAGAAGAAGCGTCTCCGAGAGATTTGTTTTGCTTTTCGGGTATGTTGGCCTTTGCGGCCTTGGTGCTTACTGCTCCGAACGACGGGATCATAGATTTCGGATCCAGATATTTGCATTTGAGTCTTCCCGCATTTGCAGGTGTGTTCCTACTTTTTCTGGACTCCATTCCTGAGAAAAGGAAGAAGTTCGTTCGATTAGGGTCGATCGCGATTCTTCTATTCTCCGTATATATTACGTTTTCTTATACCCGGATTTTATCAAAATACGGACGAAAAACCACCAAATTGAATCGGATTTATTTGGAGCAAAAGCCGGATCTAGTGGTGGTGCAGATACGCACCTATTCTCAGATCTTGGGCAAATACTTCTTCCAGACTCCCGCGGTTTGGTTGATGAGAGAGCCCGACGTAAAGGATTTCTTTTCCAGAAATTCTCCCGACAAATTCGATAAGATCCTATTCGTGGAGACTAAGGCCGCCATTCTGCAATCTATTTCGCATTCGGATCCGTTCTTTAAAAATGAGTATTATAAAAGTATTGTGAACGTATTGGGTCCGGAATTTGAAAGGACCTATGTCGACAACCGAGAGGATGTGCTTATCTTCTCTTTGGAGAGACGGAAACGATAG
- a CDS encoding helix-turn-helix transcriptional regulator — protein MNPSTKKLQTKLAVIRLLQENKRMSLEDLSKYSGIEDIKDLKKELGKLYMVGTYPYTPDQFIELDYDGDTIGIRLPVNLEQGLVLSVREWAVLRKLFLEEESREVRPDRQKIFKSILQKIHTILPSSGIQSESDLKQGIRDAILAGESLLLDYRASGEENVESRKVDPWASLSFREEYLIGYCHSRKAPRTFRLDSIVKMTRTGEKSLHVPDEERKQAILRLKEFLDRSEIEDSNFAEIYHTAEVYFNLHSRIGLERTSESILLDGVRYHLSRAKIRNEEWFLSEIKGFGPNVIVRAPEDLKNRMKSYWLASQSA, from the coding sequence ATGAACCCGAGTACTAAAAAGCTCCAGACCAAATTGGCCGTGATTCGACTCTTGCAGGAAAACAAGAGAATGAGTCTGGAGGATCTCTCCAAGTATTCCGGGATAGAGGATATAAAGGATCTTAAGAAAGAATTGGGAAAACTATATATGGTGGGAACTTATCCTTATACCCCCGACCAATTCATAGAGCTGGACTATGACGGAGACACCATCGGGATACGTCTTCCCGTGAATTTGGAGCAGGGCCTGGTCTTAAGCGTGAGAGAATGGGCCGTTCTTCGAAAGCTCTTTCTGGAGGAGGAATCTCGAGAGGTTCGTCCGGATCGTCAAAAGATTTTTAAATCTATATTACAAAAAATTCATACAATTCTTCCTTCCTCGGGAATCCAGAGTGAAAGCGATCTCAAACAAGGCATCCGAGATGCGATTCTTGCCGGAGAATCCTTGCTTCTGGATTACAGAGCTTCCGGCGAGGAAAATGTGGAGTCTCGTAAGGTGGACCCATGGGCTTCTTTGAGTTTTAGGGAGGAGTATTTGATCGGGTATTGTCATTCCAGAAAAGCTCCCCGCACTTTTCGATTGGACTCCATCGTCAAAATGACTCGAACCGGAGAAAAATCCCTGCATGTTCCGGACGAGGAAAGAAAACAGGCCATTCTGCGCCTGAAAGAATTTTTGGATCGCTCAGAGATAGAAGATTCGAATTTCGCGGAGATCTATCACACCGCGGAAGTGTATTTCAATCTGCATTCTCGAATCGGTCTGGAGAGAACTTCGGAGTCCATTCTTCTGGATGGAGTTCGTTATCATCTTTCCAGGGCAAAAATCAGAAACGAAGAATGGTTCCTCTCCGAGATCAAAGGATTCGGACCCAATGTCATCGTTCGCGCTCCCGAAGATCTTAAAAATAGAATGAAATCCTACTGGCTCGCTTCCCAATCCGCTTAA
- a CDS encoding 4-(cytidine 5'-diphospho)-2-C-methyl-D-erythritol kinase encodes MLSPAKINLGLEIPYKRPDGFHEIRSVFLRLNWGDDILIEPIDPGSFQLVSQNEIISEKRELYEEVSERGDLSKNILFKAFTKIRAHYRELPGVRIHLTKRIPPAAGLGGGSTNAASLLSFYLGLKPEFHSDDLFQLAAEIGADVPFFLSEDHAFVTGKGEIMREIEVHSGQGILALTPQILSTAEMYAGLKKPLQDDPPSKKWISLGNEVEFFLKEGNWAALRGKLVNDFEPLAFRKFPELERLKESFLANGASYSSLTGSGSCIYGLVQGLEIREELFAKMQTEFPEIRFIGFNY; translated from the coding sequence TTGCTTTCTCCCGCAAAAATCAATCTGGGATTAGAAATCCCTTACAAAAGGCCGGACGGTTTTCACGAAATCCGTAGCGTTTTTCTAAGATTGAATTGGGGGGACGATATCCTTATTGAACCCATCGATCCGGGGAGTTTCCAACTCGTTTCCCAAAACGAAATCATCTCCGAAAAAAGGGAACTTTATGAAGAAGTCTCCGAGAGAGGAGATCTTTCTAAGAACATTCTCTTCAAAGCTTTTACCAAGATTCGGGCTCATTACAGAGAATTGCCGGGTGTTCGGATCCATTTAACAAAAAGAATTCCCCCCGCAGCCGGCCTGGGTGGAGGTTCCACTAATGCGGCCTCTCTATTGTCTTTTTACCTGGGCTTAAAACCTGAATTTCATTCCGACGATCTCTTCCAATTAGCTGCCGAGATAGGGGCGGATGTTCCCTTCTTTCTTTCCGAGGACCACGCCTTTGTGACGGGTAAGGGAGAAATCATGAGGGAGATTGAGGTCCATTCCGGTCAGGGGATCTTGGCTTTAACTCCTCAGATTCTCTCCACTGCCGAGATGTACGCAGGTCTCAAAAAGCCTTTACAAGACGACCCACCTTCGAAAAAATGGATTTCTCTAGGCAATGAAGTCGAATTTTTCTTAAAAGAGGGAAATTGGGCGGCCTTGAGAGGAAAGCTCGTAAACGATTTCGAGCCCCTAGCTTTCCGGAAGTTTCCCGAGTTGGAGAGATTGAAGGAAAGTTTTTTAGCAAATGGGGCTAGTTACTCCTCTTTAACCGGTTCAGGATCTTGTATTTATGGATTGGTGCAAGGGTTGGAGATCCGGGAAGAGCTGTTTGCTAAAATGCAAACTGAGTTTCCGGAGATTAGGTTTATCGGCTTTAATTATTAA
- a CDS encoding sugar phosphate nucleotidyltransferase: MDAKKEAVAVVLAAGKGTRMKTELPKVAVSLNGKPLLNHVIDHLRKGGVEDVVIVVGYKKEEVQALCKGISGIRFAEQKEQLGTAHAVLSSEELVKDHTGPILVACGDVPMITGETFRSLVSTHIQNGFSATLLSAKVDNPAGYGRIVRNSSGEVVAIVEEKDADPEQKKINEINTGTYVFSSEGLFDSLRRIGNSNAQGEYYLPDLVELYKKEGKKLGAVILKNSGESQGVNSPGDLENLSAILNNEAVVK, translated from the coding sequence ATGGACGCCAAAAAGGAAGCTGTCGCCGTAGTTCTAGCTGCGGGCAAGGGAACCCGCATGAAGACGGAGCTACCCAAAGTGGCGGTTTCCTTAAACGGAAAGCCGCTCCTAAATCACGTCATCGATCATCTCCGCAAGGGAGGCGTCGAGGACGTAGTCATCGTTGTAGGCTATAAAAAAGAAGAAGTCCAAGCTCTCTGCAAAGGCATTTCCGGGATTCGATTCGCGGAACAGAAAGAGCAATTGGGAACAGCTCATGCCGTTCTTAGCTCCGAAGAGTTGGTCAAGGACCATACTGGCCCCATCTTAGTCGCCTGCGGGGACGTTCCTATGATCACAGGCGAAACCTTCCGTTCTCTTGTTTCCACCCATATCCAAAACGGATTCTCCGCTACTTTACTTTCCGCCAAAGTGGATAATCCCGCCGGTTACGGTCGCATCGTTCGCAATTCTTCCGGAGAAGTAGTCGCCATCGTAGAAGAAAAGGATGCCGATCCGGAACAAAAGAAAATCAACGAAATCAATACCGGGACTTATGTTTTCAGTTCCGAAGGGCTATTCGATTCTTTAAGAAGAATTGGAAACAGCAACGCACAAGGAGAATATTATCTCCCGGATCTAGTCGAATTATATAAAAAAGAAGGAAAGAAGTTGGGCGCAGTCATTCTGAAGAATAGTGGGGAAAGTCAGGGAGTGAATTCTCCGGGCGATCTGGAAAATCTATCCGCCATACTAAACAACGAGGCGGTCGTGAAATGA
- a CDS encoding ribose-phosphate diphosphokinase: MSSNIAVFSGSSNRTIANEICQELGIEPGKINLRKFSDGEIAVKIEENVRGRDVFLIQSTSAPANDNLMELLLIMDALRRASAKSISVVVPYYGYGRQDRKAEPRVPISARVVADLIEALGPTRMIVMDLHADQIQGFFKVPVDNLHFSPVLVEYILSKKFEDLVIVSPDSGGAERARSFGKKVNATLAIIDKRRPKANVSEVMNVIGDIEGKNCILLDDMIDTAGTICKAADALLKNGAKSVYCAATHGVLSGEAIDRLNATPFTEVVLSNTIEIPESKKISKLKTLSVAPLFAAAIQRISTNQSVSDLFI, from the coding sequence ATGAGTTCGAATATAGCGGTATTTTCCGGCTCTTCCAATCGCACGATTGCAAACGAGATCTGCCAAGAATTGGGAATCGAACCCGGCAAGATCAATCTACGCAAATTTTCCGACGGAGAAATCGCCGTCAAAATCGAGGAGAACGTAAGGGGTAGGGACGTCTTTTTGATCCAGTCCACTTCCGCTCCCGCCAACGACAACTTGATGGAACTCCTTCTCATCATGGACGCGTTACGCAGGGCCTCCGCGAAAAGTATATCGGTCGTCGTTCCTTATTACGGATACGGGCGCCAGGATAGAAAGGCCGAGCCTAGAGTTCCGATTTCCGCGAGAGTGGTCGCGGACCTGATCGAAGCACTCGGGCCGACCCGAATGATCGTAATGGATCTACACGCGGATCAAATCCAAGGCTTCTTCAAAGTGCCGGTGGACAATCTCCACTTTAGCCCGGTATTAGTAGAATACATTCTGAGCAAAAAATTCGAGGATCTAGTCATCGTTTCTCCGGATTCCGGCGGAGCGGAAAGAGCCAGATCCTTCGGTAAGAAAGTGAACGCCACTTTGGCGATCATCGATAAGCGTCGTCCGAAAGCGAACGTATCGGAAGTGATGAATGTCATCGGAGATATCGAAGGAAAGAACTGCATTCTTTTGGACGATATGATCGATACTGCCGGAACCATCTGCAAGGCGGCCGACGCTCTTTTAAAGAACGGCGCTAAATCGGTATATTGCGCGGCGACCCACGGAGTTCTCTCCGGAGAAGCCATAGATCGTTTGAACGCGACTCCTTTCACCGAAGTTGTCTTGTCCAATACGATAGAGATTCCGGAGTCCAAGAAGATCTCCAAATTGAAAACTCTCTCCGTGGCGCCTCTATTCGCGGCGGCCATCCAAAGAATTTCGACCAATCAATCGGTCAGCGATCTATTTATATAG
- a CDS encoding 50S ribosomal protein L25/general stress protein Ctc produces the protein MSHKIVVKKRTETGKNVNNRLRASGQVPINIIGGGKAASGAVNEKELDKLVHSGIRQSTLIDLDVEGEGVQKVFVKEIQRFPEIDRIRHVDFYKVEPGKKIITKIGIRTEGTAKGSKMGGQFDHLIHEIRVKTVPEDLLETLVLDVTDLDVGDFIKVSNLKVPASWEILVNGDPIVAAVLKTKALLAQERAEAKEASGAKGKDGKKGK, from the coding sequence ATGAGTCACAAAATCGTCGTTAAGAAAAGGACGGAAACCGGAAAGAACGTAAACAATCGTCTCCGTGCTTCCGGACAAGTGCCTATCAATATCATCGGCGGTGGAAAGGCAGCCTCCGGTGCGGTTAATGAAAAAGAGTTGGATAAACTCGTTCATTCCGGAATTCGTCAGTCCACTCTGATCGATCTAGATGTGGAAGGCGAGGGCGTTCAAAAAGTCTTCGTAAAAGAAATCCAAAGATTTCCAGAAATCGACAGAATCCGTCACGTGGACTTCTACAAAGTCGAGCCAGGCAAAAAAATCATCACTAAGATCGGAATCCGTACCGAAGGAACCGCTAAAGGATCCAAAATGGGGGGTCAGTTCGACCATCTCATCCATGAAATTCGCGTGAAGACCGTTCCCGAAGATCTGCTGGAAACGCTGGTTTTGGACGTTACCGATCTGGATGTGGGAGATTTCATCAAGGTAAGCAACCTGAAAGTTCCCGCTAGCTGGGAAATTCTGGTAAACGGAGATCCGATCGTGGCTGCCGTTCTGAAAACTAAAGCGTTACTTGCTCAGGAAAGAGCCGAGGCTAAAGAAGCTTCCGGTGCCAAAGGAAAAGACGGTAAGAAAGGGAAATAA
- the pth gene encoding aminoacyl-tRNA hydrolase produces the protein MKLIVGLGNPGDKYNNNRANIGFKILDVIANNINVEIKTKKKKSLIGRGDFEGEEVVLLKPQTFSDLSGESVLYIASFLKIQVQDILIIHEDWTLPLGKIVVDKGANGNENPGVKSIVQSLRSPNFIRIRIGIGNDEFDGGNLESFLKEDFQPLENLSLIQIINDAEAAIRSISLGDIEDVIEKYRL, from the coding sequence ATGAAGCTAATCGTCGGACTGGGAAATCCCGGAGACAAATACAATAATAACCGAGCGAACATCGGCTTCAAGATTCTAGACGTTATTGCCAATAACATTAACGTAGAGATCAAGACCAAGAAGAAGAAATCACTGATAGGAAGAGGCGATTTCGAAGGAGAAGAAGTAGTTCTTCTCAAGCCTCAGACTTTCAGCGATCTCTCCGGAGAATCCGTTCTCTATATCGCTTCCTTTCTGAAGATCCAAGTTCAGGATATCCTGATTATCCACGAGGATTGGACCTTGCCCTTGGGAAAAATCGTCGTGGACAAAGGAGCTAACGGGAACGAGAATCCCGGAGTCAAATCCATAGTCCAATCGCTTCGTTCTCCGAATTTCATCCGTATTCGTATCGGCATAGGCAACGACGAATTCGACGGAGGAAATTTGGAGAGCTTCCTGAAGGAGGATTTCCAACCTTTGGAAAACCTCAGCCTCATTCAGATCATCAACGACGCGGAAGCGGCGATTCGATCCATCAGTCTCGGAGATATAGAGGATGTGATCGAAAAATATAGATTATAA